GaacagggggaggggagcaagcGTGGTGTATGGTATAAAGGGGATCAGCCAGGAACAGTGAGAGAACCTCGACAGATGGCAGAGGTGGTGATGACCTGGACTAGGATGGTGTGGAGATGGCGAGAGGTGGGGAGGTTTTGGAAGAACGGGAGACAGGCCTCCCGATGCATCGTCAGCTGGGGAAGGTCCCAGCTGCTGAGGGCTGAAGCTGGGATCTGGACTCGGGCAACCCGAGGCCCCGCTCCGAGCATTTACATGCGAGGCCTTCCTCGACGGTGCATTTGGTGCACTGGCCACGTCTGCAATGAATCGTGCAGCCTGAGAGTTGGGACAAATGCCTGAGagtgcaattcttttttttttaatattatatttatttattttttttagagatggtaagggagggagaaagagagagagagagaaacaccaatgtgtggttgcctctcatgtggtcccactggggacctgcccacaacccaggcatgtgccctgactgggaatcgaacctgcgatgctttggtttgcagcctgtgctcaatccactgagctacaccagccagggcatgagagGACAATTCTTTTAATTTATGAATATACTGACTGATTTCTAACTTTTGCCCAAGGTAGACATTTAGGTCTTTGGTTCTCAACAGAGGGGCAATTTTTGTCCCCCAGGAGAGACTTGGCAATATCTGGACACATTTTTTGGCAGTCACAGCTGAAGGGGGGGAGCGTCTGGTGGCTGGAGGCCAGGTGTGCTCCTAAACAATCTCCAACCCACAGGaaaccccccccccgcccccaggaacaCTTTTCCAGCCCAAGTGTTGAGGTTGAGAATCCCTGGTGTAGGTGAATGTAGGCCAGAGGATATGCACATATACCTGTGGATAATGACAAAGAGCAGGGCACAATTAACTGTTCAGTTGATATATACTCACGCACCGTTAGGGCTATAGGGTGGGCCAGGAGGGAGATACGTTGTAATTTCCAATTGCACATTCTAGTCTGAGGGACGGGACATAGCACAGACTAGGACAATCACTGGCTAGGTGTTATGGAAGTGATTCTGAGAGCAATAAGggctaaagggagggaatgttcTTGAAGGATTGCATCAGGCTTCAAGGAGGAGGCATCTGGGGTGGAGATCTCAAAATGGAGCAAcatcggggtgggggaggcccggTAGGGCCCTGTGCTTGGGCAGAACCATGAGTGAGATGCCGCGGTAAGAATGAGCAGGGGCACTGGTGTGGAGGGAgcagtgtggggaggggcagagaggcccagagagggagccACATGGGAATTCAGAGTTGATGGACTTGGTTCCTCCTGATGGGGGAGACCAGCAAAGGGCCAGACTGTGGAGGGTGTAGAAGGCCAAGGGTGGATTTGCCACGGTGAGGATGAGGGAGCCAGCAGCATTCTCAGAGGGATGTTTCGTACGTGCTTTGGGGACACTCCTCACTCACAGCAGAAAGCACGGCTTGGAGGCGTCAGCCTGGAGGGGTGGAGCCCAGGAAACTGGGCTATCCTGGCCCTTTGGTGACGAGGCTCGGACTGCAGAAACTGAGAAGGATAAACTCAAGACTTAATTCTCTGAGCACCCAGAAGTtgcccccaccccgacccctcGTATAGATGAGAAGGCTGGGACACCATGAGGCTAAGTGACACCTCCGCTGTGGCTGACATTGACCCAGCTCACGAGTGGCAGGCCTGGCTGGACCAGGGATTGTCTCCTGGGTGGACAGCAACAGGCGCTCGGTGGAGTGTGACCTGGTGACTGGACTGTAAGGGCGGGGACCCCAGCACAGACGAGCTTCCAGGAGGAGGGTCAGCCAGCACGACGGCGGGGCTCGTGCTCCAGGGCTGGGACCGTGACGGGGGTCTTTCCTCGTTCTTCTTCTGCTTCCCCAAATGCACTCCGGGGGCCAGTTCTACTCCCAcaataaaggggaagaaaggatttCAGCGTCAGTAACTAATGGGAAAGAGAGATGAGTGGGAACAAACTAGGAGGGAGCCATTGGGTTTTGCTGAAGGGAaaggatgtgtgtgtggggggcagtgggagggcggggagacagagagaaagcccTTCAAAAGAGCAATTCCCTTAGAAAATAAGAGCTTAAAAAGAGGAGGGGGCCCAGCTATCCCAGTTGGCAGTCACTGGCCACAGAGCATTAATACGTCACGGTTAAGCCGGGCGGGACGCCCATTTTTCTGAACACGCCGAGctgtgcaccccacccccacagtgccCGTCATTTCCTTCAGAGGAACCAGTGTCCGTGGGACTTGGTAGACGCCATACGTGACTCCGCCCGCTCACCTGGCCGCCGTGCCTGGAGGAGATGGAGGCATCGGCCTTGCTCTCCCTCATCAGCTGCCTCGTGGTCCCCAGTGGCGCTGGGGTCTTGGGACGCTGTGTGGTGGCCCAGAAGCTCCACGAGGGAGGCCTGAGTGACTTTGAGGGCTACAGCCTTGAAAACTGTGAGTAGGCCCCGCTCAGTGCCCCCTCCTcatccccactccccttccccttgCCCAGGCTCCCCCACTCCTGCATCCCTCTGAGCCACACACTCTTCCTGTTCCATCTTAGGGGTGTGCCTGGCTTACTTTGAGAGCAAGTTCAACCCCGTGGCTGTCTACGAGAACTTGCGGGAGTCCTACACGGGCTTCGGCCTCTTTCAGATTCGCAACCCTGACTGGTGCGACAAGGGGAAGAACCTGTGCCATGTGTCCTGCTCCGGTAGGTCCTCTCCTTGAGTTCCACAGGGGCCACGGCGTCGCACTCAAGAGGTCTGCCTTCCCGATGGCCAGAGTTGACACGTtcggagcagggaggggcagggcttggCAAGGGGCCCTGCTGGGCCAAACCTGAGGTGGGGCCCCCAGGGGCAGTGCTGTAATGCCCGGTTCACAAGCCAAAAGGGTGGCTGTGAGGCAGGCACGGCAGGGGGCCTGGCATGGAGTGAGGGACACCCAAAGAAGGTGGGCCGAGAAGGTGTCACCCTGttgagaggaagcagggaggaagcGCTGGAGCCCGCTGAGCCTCAAGGGAGAGCATGGAGGGCTCCGGCTGGGCCTGATATGACCCACACTCCTTGGCACCACGCTCCTGTTCAAGGGGAGCAGGAGCTGCCAGTCTGACGGGCAGAGTGGGCCCTGGGAGGAGACAGGAGTGGGCCCTATGGGGGAGCTTCCAAGTACCTGTGGTCAAGAGGAGGGGGTTCCTCAGGACTGACTCATCCCATGAGCATGGGCTGAGCACCCCCTAAGTGCCAGAGGAAATGCACAAGTCCTCCAAGCTGTGAGTGTCAGAGGTGGGCCATCCACCCTGAGGGAGGGCACCATCTTTGGCTCTTGCCCTTTACCACATCTTGAGTGGTGGGGTCTTGGAGAAGAGCCACAGGAGGTAAGGTTGGAGAATTGGAAAGTCACATGGGCTAAGCCAAGGATTTGGAGTTCTGTTTTACAGGCAACTAGGGGGCACTGAGGGGATGATATAAAGCAAAGCAGTCAGATCAGATCAGGAGCTGGGGGAGGTTATAGTGCTGCTGTCCCAGGGGGGAGGCCTTGGTTCCCACAGTccaaggagggggtgggaggatgcACGCACAGCCACGCTGGTTCCTCAAGGCCCCTCctgtgctgttccttctgccaggAACAGTTTTCGTTCTGTCACAGGGGACTTCCTTACCTCCTCCTTTGGATGTCACTTGGCCCAATAATCCTTTTCCCTGACCCTTCACGTCTTAAGTTAGGTGCTTTCACTCAACGCTCCCACATCAAGtggcaccgcccccccccctccctatTCCAGGCATTCTTTGCATTAGAATTGACTCTACTCTTTACCCACTTCCAGAAAGCAGGCTCCGAGGGCAGGGATTTCTCACGTGGGCCATGCTAGCTCCACTACTTCTTATGTTGCCCAGCACAGAATCTCCATtctacacatatatttttaatgaaaatataagaaatgcaAGAATAAGTCAACAGATTTAGCATACAAGGGCCTCA
This DNA window, taken from Phyllostomus discolor isolate MPI-MPIP mPhyDis1 chromosome 7, mPhyDis1.pri.v3, whole genome shotgun sequence, encodes the following:
- the LYZL4 gene encoding lysozyme-like protein 4 translates to MEASALLSLISCLVVPSGAGVLGRCVVAQKLHEGGLSDFEGYSLENWVCLAYFESKFNPVAVYENLRESYTGFGLFQIRNPDWCDKGKNLCHVSCSALLNPNLNKTIECAKTIVKGKEGMGAWPSWTLNCQNSDTLARWLDGCKL